One region of Maylandia zebra isolate NMK-2024a linkage group LG10, Mzebra_GT3a, whole genome shotgun sequence genomic DNA includes:
- the LOC112433113 gene encoding E3 SUMO-protein ligase ZBED1, translated as METEDNTVNHENDVEKTEDACPWPYLEEFFVYRGRKGDSVQMQCKLCLTSTVISAYKTSASNLKKHIERKHPSKTEQYNITVASTSRQRKTTATPNKLSANTQAKLPDLMLRAANKHVPQATVDKLVINFICEGLQPFAVVEQPSFKELVTTLQPQAKVISRPTVRARICEAADHMKMTLVAALDKVKFVATTTDCWSAHQKSYLGVTCHWIEEASLERRSAALACKRLRGSHTFDMLAGALDDIHCQYKIRGKVVRTTTDSGSNFVKAFHMFGAQNDADEAEDEADPEIIDLTDHRDYHEASAILDEDSGLEYQLPPHQRCACHLRNLVATTDAALAESMNETYKRLSRACFAKCQAIWNKTG; from the exons ATGGAGACAGAGGACAACACTGTCAACCATGAAAACGACGTAGAAAAGACGGAGGACGCGTGCCCGTGGCCATACCTGGAGGAATTTTTCGTGtacagaggaagaaaaggagACAGCGTCCAGATGCAGTGCAAACTTTGTTTGACCTCTACAGTCATTTCAGCTTACAAGACTTCAGCATCTAATCTAAAAAAACACATTGAG AGGAAACATCCATCGAAGACTGAGCAGTACAATATCACTGTGGCATCAACATCTCGACAGCGAAAGACCACAGCCACACCAAACAAGCTCTCAGCAAATACACAAGCCAAGTTACCAGACCTGATGTTGAGAgctgcaaacaaacatgttccACAAGCAACTGTTGACAAGCTTGTCATCAATTTCATATGTGAGGGTCTACAGCCATTTGCAGTGGTAGAACAGCCATCTTTCAAAGAATTGGTTACCACATTACAACCTCAAGCCAAAGTCATCTCCAGACCCACTGTCCGTGCCAGAATCTGTGAAGCTGCTGATCACATGAAGATGACTTTGGTTGCAGCATTGGATAAAGTCAAATTTGTTGCTACCACTACTGATTGTTGGTCAGCTCATCAGAAAAGTTACCTTGGAGTCACATGCCATTGGATAGAGGAAGCGTCCCTGGAAAGAAGATCTGCAGCACTAGCATGCAAAAGATTGAGAGGGTCTCACACATTTGACATGCTTGCTGGTGCGCTTGATGATATCCATTGCCAATACAAGATTAGAGGCAAAGTTGTAAGAACCACAACTGATAGTGGATCCAACTTTGTCAAGGCCTTCCACATGTTTGGGGCACAAAATGATGCAGATGAAGCTGAAGATGAAGCAGACCCAGAAATTATTGACCTGACTGACCATAGGGACTACCATGAGGCAAGTGCAATTCTTGATGAAGACTCTGGTTTGGAGTATCAACTTCCGCCTCATCAGCGATGTGCATGTCACCTGCGAAACCTTGTGGCAACAACTGATGCTGCCCTAGCAGAGAGCATGAATGAAACCTACAAGAGGCTCTCCCGTGCATGCTTTGCAAAATGCCAGGCCATTTGGAACAAAACTGGCTGA
- the slc22a6l gene encoding solute carrier family 22 member 6 — translation MGFSDLLEQVGSTGRFQIVHVTLLSTPILMLASHNLLQNFVAAVPPHYCSAHSNLSQSQLSPEEALRITVPQDHRGKLHRCQRYVVPQWHLLDKNGTSNLRNEGNSVDDLDADLQGCIDGWTYNMADRSSTIISDWHLVCDQHSLKQMGQTIYMGGVLVGAFLFGSLADKYGRRILLLMSYLLMAVSGTCAAFSPSFPLFCFFRFGCGMALSGIALNTLSLILEWIPTRVRTVVGTMSGYCYTLGQLILALMAYYIRDWRWLTLAVSLPFYVFFLYAWWFHESARWLALKNKPDRAIKGLKSVAKFNGRCDEGEKIDIKMLQESMKNELSMSKGSYTALDLFRTPYMRISTVCLAAAWLSTSFAYYGLSMDLQKFGVDIYLIQVIFGAVDIPAKIIIAVTMSYIGRRPSQSAALIIAGVTILINLLVPYDQQTLRTSLAVVGKGCLAASFVCCYLYAGELYPTIIRQNGMGLVSSMARVGAMVAPMVRLTGDYIPWLPGLIYGGAPILSGVAVIFLPETLGTPLPDTIQDVEERGSGKRSKMSPKETIILEDTGANLLKPVA, via the exons ATGGGGTTCAGCGACCTCCTTGAGCAGGTGGGCAGCACAGGCCGCTTCCAAATCGTGCACGTAACCCTCCTCTCCACACCCATCCTTATGTTGGCCAGCCACAACCTGCTGCAAAACTTTGTGGCTGCGGTGCCTCCTCACTACTGTAGCGCTCACTCAAATCTCTCACAGTCCCAGCTGAGCCCAGAGGAAGCTTTGCGGATCACAGTACCACAGGACCACAGAGGAAAATTGCACAGGTGCCAGCGTTACGTTGTTCCACAGTGGCACCTCCTGGATAAAAATGGGACCTCCAATTTGAGAAACGAGGGAAACAGTGTGGATGATCTGGATGCTGACCTGCAAGGATGCATAGATGGCTGGACGTACAACATGGCTGACAGAAGCTCCACAATCATATCTGat TGGCATTTAGTGTGTGACCAGCACTCTTTGAAGCAAATGGGACAAACCATCTACATGGGAGGCGTGCTTGTGGGAGCGTTTCTCTTCGGAAGCCTTGCAGACAA ATATGGTCGACGTATCCTCCTGCTCATGTCTTACCTTCTGATGGCGGTCTCTGGAACATGTGCTGCATTTTCTCCTTCCTTCCCTCTGTTCTGCTTTTTCCGGTTTGGTTGTGGCATGGCTCTATCTGGCATAGCACTCAACACCTTGTCCCTCA TTCTTGAGTGGATCCCCACTCGTGTGAGAACTGTGGTGGGCACGATGAGTGGCTACTGTTACACACTGGGCCAGCTGATCCTGGCATTGATGGCCTACTACATCCGGGACTGGAGGTGGTTAACCCTGGCTGTGTCTTTGCCTTTCTATGTGTTCTTCCTCTACGCATG GTGGTTTCATGAATCCGCAAGATGGTTGGCCTTAAAGAATAAGCCTGATCGGGCGATCAAGGGACTTAAAAGTGTGGCTAAGTTTAACGGACGGTGTGATGAGGGAGAAAAAATTGACATTAAG ATGCTCCAGGAGTCCATGAAGAATGAGCTGTCCATGTCAAAGGGCTCCTACACTGCCTTGGATCTGTTCCGCACACCCTACATGAGGATTAGCACAGTCTGTCTGGCAGctgcctg gtTATCAACCAGCTTTGCCTACTACGGCCTTTCCATGGATCTGCAAAAGTTTGGAGTGGATATTTACCTGATACAAGTGATCTTTGGAGCTGTTGACATACCAGCTAAAATCATCATCGCTGTGACTATGAGTTATATAGGGCGCCGGCCGTCGCAGTCTGCTGCTCTCATCATCGCTGGGGTCACTATCTTGATCAACCTGCTGGTACCTTATG ATCAACAAACTCTGCGGACCTCTCTGGCTGTTGTGGGTAAAGGTTGTCTTGCTGCATCTTTCGTCTGCTGTTACCTTTACGCTGGAGAACTGTACCCAACCATTATTCG TCAGAATGGCATGGGATTGGTGTCCAGTATGGCACGTGTAGGAGCTATGGTGGCCCCCATGGTGCGCCTCACGGGAGACTACATACCTTGGCTACCAGGTTTAATCTATGGAGGGGCGCCAATCCTCAGTGGGGTTGCTGTTATATTTCTTCCAGAAACGCTTGGCACACCCCTTCCCGACACAATACAAGATGTGGAGGAGAG GGGATCTGGGAAACGCTCCAAAATGTCACCAAAAGAAACAATAATCTTGGAAGACACCGGGGCAAACCTCCTAAAGCCTGTTGCCTGA
- the pygma gene encoding glycogen phosphorylase, muscle form, with protein sequence MSKPLSDHDRRKQISVRGLAGVENVSDLKQNFNRHLHFTLVKDRNVATKRDYYFALANTVRDHLIGRWIRTQQYYYEKDPKRVYYISLEFYMGRTLQNTMVNLGLENACDEAMYQLGLEMEELEDMEEDAGLGNGGLGRLAACFLDSMASLGLAAYGYGIRYEFGIFNQKIVNGWQVEEADDWLRYGNPWEKARPEYMRPVHFYGRTEHHPDGVKWVDTQVVLALPYDTPIPGYRNNIVNTMRLWSAKAPCEFNLKDFNVGGYIQAVLDRNLAENISRVLYPNDNFFEGKELRLKQEYFVVSATLQDIIRRFKVSKFGSREIARTDFSKLPDKVAIQLNDTHPAMAIPELMRVLVDEEKLNWETAWDICVRTCAYTNHTVLPEALERWPVELFAHLLPRHLEIVYEINRRHLERVAAKYPGDVDRLRRMSLIEEGGQKRINMAHLCIVGSHAVNGVAQIHSDILKATVFKDFYEMEPHKFQNKTNGITPRRWLVMCNPGLAEVIAERIGEDFIRDLDQLRNLIKFVNDEAFIRDIAKVKQENKMKFAVHLEEHYKVKINPNSMFDVQVKRIHEYKRQLLNCLHIITYYNRIKKDPNKQWTPRTIMIGGKAAPGYHTAKMIIRLITAIGEVVNNDPVVGDRLKVIFLENYRVTLAEKGIPAADLSEQISTAGTEASGTGNMKFMLNGALTIGTMDGANVEMAEEAGEENLFIFGMRVDDVEALDKRGYHAEEYYNRLPELKQAIDQIAGGFFSPKQPDLFKEIVNMLMHHDRFKVFADYEDYIKCQEKVNALYKNPKEWTKKVIYNIAGCGKFSSDRTIAQYAREIWGVEPTLEKIPAPDDKH encoded by the exons ATGTCTAAACCGTTGTCTGACCACGATAGAAGGAAACAGATTTCAGTGAGAGGCCTTGCCGGCGTCGAAAACGTTTCAGATCTGAAGCAAAACTTCAACAGGCATCTCCACTTTACTCTGGTCAAGGACAGAAACGTGGCAACCAAAAGGGATTACTACTTTGCGCTTGCCAACACGGTGCGCGACCACTTGATTGGCAGGTGGATCAGAACCCAGCAGTACTACTATGAGAAAGACCCTAAA CGTGTGTACTACATCTCCCTCGAGTTCTACATGGGTCGCACTCTGCAGAACACCATGGTGAACCTCGGACTGGAGAATGCCTGTGACGAGGCCATGTACCAG TTGGGTCTGGAaatggaggagctggaggacaTGGAGGAAGATGCAGGTTTGGGCAATGGTGGCCTGGGTCGCCTTGCAG CCTGTTTCCTGGACTCCATGGCTTCACTGGGCCTGGCTGCCTATGGTTATGGTATCCGCTATGAATTTGGTATCTTCAATCAGAAAATTGTCAATGGCTGGCAG GTCGAGGAGGCCGATGACTGGCTGCGCTACGGCAACCCTTGGGAAAAAGCACGTCCTGAGTACATGCGCCCAGTTCACTTTTATGGCAGGACCGAGCATCACCCCGATGGCGTCAAATGGGTTGACACTCAG GTAGTGCTGGCTCTGCCTTATGACACCCCTATCCCAGGCTACAGAAACAACATTGTCAACACCATGAGGCTGTGGTCTGCAAAGGCACCGTGCGAGTTTAACCTGAAAGACT TTAATGTCGGTGGCTACATTCAGGCTGTTTTGGACAGAAACCTGGCTGAGAACATCTCCCGTGTTCTGTATCCCAATGATAAT TTCTTTGAAGGAAAGGAGCTCCGTCTGAAGCAGGAATACTTTGTGGTGTCTGCCACCCTGCAAGACATCATCCGCCGTTTCAAGGTCTCTAAGTTTGGCTCCAGGGAGATTGCTCGCACAGACTTCAGCAAACTGCCTGACAAG GTTGCCATCCAGCTGAATGACACTCACCCAGCCATGGCTATTCCTGAGCTGATGAGGGTTCTTGTTGATGAAGAGAAGCTGAACTGGGAAACG GCCTGGGACATCTGTGTGAGAACCTGTGCCTACACCAATCACACGGTTCTCCCTGAAGCTCTGGAGCGCTGGCCAGTCGAACTGTTTGCTCATCTGCTGCCCCGTCATCTGGAAATAGTCTATGAGATCAACCGCCGCCACCTGGAG AGAGTTGCTGCTAAGTACCCCGGCGATGTGGATCGCCTTCGCCGCATGTCCCTCATTGAAGAAGGCGGACAGAAGAGGATTAACATGGCCCATCTGTGCATTGTGGGCTCCCATGCCGTCAACGGCGTGGCTCAGATCCACTCGGACATCCTCAAAGCTACAGT CTTCAAGGACTTCTATGAAATGGAGCCACATAAGTTCCAAAACAAGACCAACGGCATTACTCCTCGCCGCTGGCTGGTTATGTGCAACCCCGGGCTTGCCGAGGTCATTGCCGAG AGAATTGGGGAGGACTTCATTCGTGACCTTGACCAGCTTAGGAACCTCATCAAGTTTGTGAATGATGAGGCTTTCATTCGTGATATTGCCAAAGTGAAACAG gaaaacaaaatgaaattcgCTGTGCACCTGGAAGAGCACTACAAGGTGAAGATCAACCCCAACTCCATGTTTGACGTTCAAGTCAAGAGAATCCATGAATACAAGAGACAGCTGCTCAACTGCCTGCACATCATCACTTATTACAACC GCATCAAGAAGGATCCCAACAAGCAGTGGACCCCAAGAACTATCATGATTGGAGGAAAG GCTGCTCCTGGATACCACACTGCAAAAATGATTATCCGCCTGATCACGGCTATCGGTGAGGTGGTCAACAATGATCCTGTCGTTGGAGACCGTCTGAAAGTAATCTTTTTGGAGAACTACAGAGTAACACTGGCAGAAAAAG GCATCCCTGCTGCTGACCTGTCAGAGCAGATCTCTACAGCTGGAACTGAGGCCTCTGGCACTGGCAACATGAAGTTCATGCTGAATGGCGCCCTGACCATTGGCACCATGGACGGGGCCAACGTGGAGATGGCAGAGGAGGCCGGTGAAGAAAACCTATTTATCTTCGGCATGAGGGTGGACGATGTCGAGGCCCTTGACAAGAGAGG ATACCACGCCGAAGAGTACTACAACCGTCTGCCTGAGCTGAAACAGGCTATTGACCAGATTGCTGGAGGCTTCTTTAGCCCAAAGCAGCCTGACCTGTTTAAAGAAATTGTCAACATGCTGATGCATCATGACAG GTTTAAGGTCTTTGCTGACTATGAAGACTACATTAAATGCCAAGAGAAAGTCAATGCTCTTTATAAG AATCCCAAGGAATGGACCAAGAAGGTGATCTACAACATTGCTGGGTGTGGCAAGTTCTCCAGTGACCGCACCATTGCCCAGTATGCTCGTGAGATCTGGGGCGTGGAGCCCACGCTTGAGAAAATCCCCGCCCCCGATGACAAACACTAA